CCGAGCGCGCCGATCGAATCCCATGCCGAAAGCGCTTTCTCGCCCACGATATCGAGGGCGGTCTTCTTCCCGAAGGCAAGAATAAGGAGAATAATCGCGCACGCGAGCATCACTCCGCCGGCAAATCCTCCGCCGGGAGTTATGTGGCCGTAGAGAACGATGTTCGCCGCGAACACGATAATGAAACCGAGCACGAGCCGGGTTATCGTTTTAACGATCAGTGTCATCCCGTTCATCGCTTATTCTGCCTTTCTTTCTGAGGATAACGAGCGCCCCGACAATGGAGACGAAAATCACCGTCGCCTCGCCGAGTGTATCATACGCCCTGAAATCCAAGAGAATCGCGGTCACCAGATTCGCCGCCCGCGAAACGGAAAATCCGTCACGGATATACATTTCCGATACCCTGAAAACGGGGTTGCCAAATTCCGGCATTCCACGGTATGCCAGCGATGCAAACACGATGAATATGCCGAAAAATACCAGCCCCACCGCTGTCGAGAACACCTCGCCGTAACGGTAGCGGTGGGCAATGGTGACATCCTCGCGTTCGACAACGAGACGGAGGAGCATGATGAGCGCAACCACCTCGACAACCACCTGAACAATCGCCAGGTCGGGCGCGCCGAGTATCAGGAAAATGATCGAAAGGGCAAGCCCCATGGCGCCGACCGAGATTACGCTCGAAAGGAGGTCTTTCGTCTCGATGGCGATTATGGCGCCGATAATCATGAATGCTAGCAGACCGTACAAGAGGATCATTTCCTGTCACCTCACGAGAAAAAATATCAAAAATCCGAGCCCGGCTATTGCAAACGCCACATAAGTTGAAACAACACCATTATGAATCGACTGGAGAATCCCGACAATCTTCATGCCGTACCTGCCGCCGAGAACATAGAGATCGTAAACACCCTCCTCAGCGTCCTTATACAGAACCTTCAGGGGCGAAAATGTCCGTATCGTCTCATAAAAACCGGTGCCGGGATACCTGAGCTCTTCGCTTCCGAACTGTTCGCCGCCCACAAAGATCGTGGTCTTCCGGGGCTTTATCGCTGTGCTCATATAGTAGACTATTACACCGATCAGGAGCGCCAGAACGATCAGAAGCGTCGCAAGCGTCGGACTCCACAGCGCATGCGGTAGGAGTATCGTGCCGGACACGGGTCCGAAATCGATACCTGCCGCCGGACCGACGAGATATCTGAGCGGGAGCTGTGCAAATACACCGAACAACACGCATATAACCGCAAGCACAACCATCGGTACAGCCATAGCCCATCCCGCAGGCTTCACCGAGTTAAGGCCCTCGGGCCGTTTCCCGAGAAAAACAGAGTGAATGACCTTGAAGAACGATGCGAGCGTGAGCGCGCTCCCGAACATGGCGGCGATAAGGAAAACAGGCTGTCCGGTTTCGATGGTTCCCTCGTAAATGAGCCATTTAGACGCAAAGCCGTTGAGGGGAGGAACGCCGGAAATGGCAAGCGCCGATACAAGCATCGCAGCGAAGGTCACGGGCATTACACGGGCAAGACCGCCCAATTCTTCGAGTTCGGTTGTTCCGGCACGCTTCTCGACCGCTCCCGTTCCGAGGAACAGACAGCACTTGTAGAGCGCGTTGTTGAGCATATGGAACAGCCCGCCCGCAACACCGGCGGGGACTCCGGTCCCGATACCGAGAACCATGTAGCCGACCTGGCTGACCGCATGGAAGGCGAGCAGTTTCTTGAGATTGTGCTGAACGAGCGCCATCATGACCGCGAGGATGATGGTGACAGCCCCGATACTGAGCAGAAGAAGCCTGAGCGGCCCGCTGAGCACAAACATGAAAAGCGATATCCGCGCAAGCAGGTAGATACCGAGCAGTTTGTCGAGACTCGCCGGAAGATAGGCCATGACACTTGTCGGAGCGCCCTCCGCCGCTTTCGGTATCCACGAATGCCCGGGCATCGCCCCTGCCTTGACGAGGGCGCCGGTAAGCAGAAGGATGTACAGCACGGTCATGAAACCGGATGTAACAGGGACGGAGTCGAAATCGCTGATCCGGAGCGTACCGAATGAATACCACGCCAGAATAACACCTAAAAGCAGGGCGCAGTCTGCAAATCCGACGATGACGAATGTTTTCCCGGCGGCTTCTCTCGATTCTTTTCCGCCCATGGTAATAAAGAAGAACAGGAGCATCGTGGTGACTTCCCAGCCGATGAGGAGAAGCACCAGATTATCGGCAAGCAGCGCGGCTGCAGTCGCCCCCGATGTCCAGAGAAGGTAAGCGTAATACTCGCGGTGGCGGTCGCTGTCGTTCATGAACCCGATCGAGTAAATCGCGATAAGGAGTGCGAATACCGAGGCGGCAAAAAGGATGAACCCGTTGAGACTGTCGACCCTCAGGTCGAAGGAAAACACAAAACTGCCAAGGCTGAACCACGGCCACGAAACAGCCACATATTCACCGGCAAAGAAAACGACGCCCGCGTAATAAGCGGCAATAATCGTTCCGGCAAGCGCGACAATCTCACGCACCCGCTTCATCGCCGAGGGTACGAGCAAAACGATAAACCCTGCGGCAATCGGAATTATAACCGGATATACAAGAGCATCCATCTCATGCCTTCTCTTTCATGAGGAGTTTTTTGACTGCCAGCTCGACCGGCGTCGGGGAACCGTAATCTTTTTTCAGACGGTCGGTCGCAGCCCGGGAACACTCGGTCAGCTCACGGCCCGACATGACGATGTTATCCGAGCCGCGCTCCAGAACCGCCATGCGCTCGGTACAACAGTAGCAGGGATCGACAGCGGCGGTGATGAGAGCCACATCGGCAATGGTGTGCCCGACACAGGTCGCCTTGAACGACGGTATGTTGACATAGCTCGGCGCACGGATTTTGTGCCGTATCGGTGAATTGCCGCCGTCACCGCGAACATAGTGGAATACCTCTCCGCGCGGCGCTTCGGCGTGCCCGATGCCTTCTCCGGCGGGAACCGATTTTATGTGAGCATCGATGGGGCCTTCGGGCATGGCATCGAGGCACTGCTTGATAATCTTCGCCGCTTCGATAATCTCGAGAAGCCGGACAGCCGCTTTCCCGAAGACATCGCCGCTTTCCCATGTGATGACCTTCCAGTCGATACGGTCATACGCCGCATAAGGATCGTCAGTCCTGATGTCATCGGGAATGCCGGAAGCGCGGACAGTCGGTCCCACAGTTCCGTATGCGATGGCATCTTCTTTCGTAAGAACGCCGATTCCTTTCGTCCGCGCATGGAGAACCGGATCGTCGAGGACAGCTCCGACAAGCATCTCCATCTCCCCGATAATTTTATCCATTTCGCGCTGCACCCAGGCGAAGTCATCGCTGTTGAGGTCGCGGCGGACACCACCCGGTTTCATCATGGCGTAGTGGTTACGGTTCCCGGTGAGCTTTTCACAGATATCGAGGATCGGCTCACGGTATTTCCACGCCCACATGAATACCGTATCATACCCGATAAAATGTCCCGCAAGACCGACCCAGAGGAGGTGGCTGTGAATGCGTTCGAGCTCGCAGATGATGGTGCGGATATAGTGCGCACGATCGGGAACGGTGAATCCGCCGAGGTCCTCGACCGCCAGCACATACGCGATGGGATGCGATGTCGAGCATATCCCGCAGATGCGTTCGACGATAAACGTCGACTGGTCATAGGTTTTCAGCGTGCTCAGCTTTTCAATCCCCCGGTGCATGTAGCCGATACGGACGTCCACATCCACAACTGTCTCGCCCTCAACGTAGAGCTTGAAGAATTCCGCTTCCTCGAGGAGCGGGTGGAACGGGCCGAGGGGTATGACGGTTCGCTTCATCAGTCAAACTCCTTGAAATCACGCCGTAACGGGTGAACGCCATCCGGCCAGTCATCGGCAAGAACGAGCCGTCTCGGATCGGGATGGTTTGTGAATACCACGCCTAAAAGATCGTATATCTCGCGCTCAATCCAGATGGCTGCCGGCAGGAACATGCCTATGGACCCGATTTCGGGTGATGGTTTTTTTACCTTCGTTCGCACAGTGATCATCCGGTGTTCCTGCGGGTACATGAAATGATAGAGAATCTCGATGCCGCTCCTCATGTCAACTCCCGATGCGGTAGCCAGCCGTCCTCCAAGATTCTCATACATGAAACGGCAGACCGCCGGAAGGTCGATAGAATTGACAGTTATATATACTCTGCGGTCGTTCCGCTCATGGATATCGACGAGGGTATCGCCGAATTTCTTCCGTATCGCTGACAGCGCAGTTTTTTCAGTCGTCATACATAACTCCTACAGGCTCTTGAGCGCCTTCACAACACCAAGAATAATCGCCTCGGGCTTGGGCGGACAGCCGGGAACATAGGCTATGATCGCATTCGGGTCGATTTCGCGAACAACCTCGTCAAGCGGTCCCACACAGTTATAACTGTCCCGGAACATGGTCATCGAAAGCGCGCACGAGCCTATCCCGAACACTACACATGGTTTCGCCGTCTGCCGGTACAGCTCCCTGAACCGCGGGAGGACATGACGGTTGATCGAGCCGCTCACGAGAAGCGCATCGGCGTGTCGTGGGCTGCCCACGAGCTTGATGCCGAAACGCTCCACATCGAAACGAGGGGTCAGAACATCGAGTATTTCTATATCGCAGTTGTTACAGGGCGACAGGGCAACATGGTACACCCACGGCGATTTTTTCAGACCCCACATGGTCAGACTCATAATTTTCTCCCGCGGCTATTCATATTTTTCCGCCATTGCCATTTCATTTACAATCCGTATATGGCCAGCACAAGGCCGCTGACCGCAAGCACGGTCACAGGTCCCCAGAAGAACTTCACCGCCTGATCGATTCGTACTCGTGGATTCGTGTTTCTGATCAGGACAACCAGCACAATGATCACTACATACTTCAGTATGCCCCACAGAACGGACACTCCACCTAACTGTATGCCACCCATGAGCAGGGTTATCATGAAAAGCGGCATGATCGCCAGAAGGAGGGTGCGGGTAATCCTGATTATCGCAAGGGGCGGGCCCGAGTACTCGGTAATGGTTCCCCCCATGATTTCCTGCTCCGCTTCGGGAACATCGAATGGGACAAGCCCGAGCTTCGCCTGCGTTGAGAATAGAAGCACAAGAAAACCGATTACACCCGAAACGCTCCGGAGATACCATCCGCCTTCTATCTGGTTGGCAATGATGCCGCCGAGCCGGAAATCAAATCCGGATTTATAGATAACTGTCGCTATTACAATAAGATATGGAAGCTCATATCCGAGCACGAGTTTCATCTCCCGTGATGCGCCTACAGCGGCAATGGGATTCCCGGATGCGCTTGCGCCGATGATAACCGCAACTGCGGGTATCACGAGCAAATATACGAGCACCACGATATCGCCAATAAAATCGCCATCCGGATTCATTAATGCATATCCCAAAAGCCCTGCGGCAAGAGCGGCCCCCGCGAGACCGAACAGCGGAGCTGCAAGAAATACGGTTCTGCCGGGACCATCGGGAACGAGCGTTTCCTTACCGAGCAGCTTGAGAATATCCGCAACCGGCTGAAACCACGGCGGCCCCACACGCGCCTGAATCCGTGCGGTTACCTTTCGGTCTATCCAGCTTGTCGCAAGCCCCAGAACGAGAACAAATGCGACAATCACGAGAAACGCCACAATATGAATTACCC
This genomic window from bacterium contains:
- a CDS encoding nickel-dependent hydrogenase large subunit, encoding MKRTVIPLGPFHPLLEEAEFFKLYVEGETVVDVDVRIGYMHRGIEKLSTLKTYDQSTFIVERICGICSTSHPIAYVLAVEDLGGFTVPDRAHYIRTIICELERIHSHLLWVGLAGHFIGYDTVFMWAWKYREPILDICEKLTGNRNHYAMMKPGGVRRDLNSDDFAWVQREMDKIIGEMEMLVGAVLDDPVLHARTKGIGVLTKEDAIAYGTVGPTVRASGIPDDIRTDDPYAAYDRIDWKVITWESGDVFGKAAVRLLEIIEAAKIIKQCLDAMPEGPIDAHIKSVPAGEGIGHAEAPRGEVFHYVRGDGGNSPIRHKIRAPSYVNIPSFKATCVGHTIADVALITAAVDPCYCCTERMAVLERGSDNIVMSGRELTECSRAATDRLKKDYGSPTPVELAVKKLLMKEKA
- a CDS encoding NADH:ubiquinone oxidoreductase, producing MSLTMWGLKKSPWVYHVALSPCNNCDIEILDVLTPRFDVERFGIKLVGSPRHADALLVSGSINRHVLPRFRELYRQTAKPCVVFGIGSCALSMTMFRDSYNCVGPLDEVVREIDPNAIIAYVPGCPPKPEAIILGVVKALKSL
- a CDS encoding NADH-quinone oxidoreductase subunit H, whose amino-acid sequence is MIITGVIHIVAFLVIVAFVLVLGLATSWIDRKVTARIQARVGPPWFQPVADILKLLGKETLVPDGPGRTVFLAAPLFGLAGAALAAGLLGYALMNPDGDFIGDIVVLVYLLVIPAVAVIIGASASGNPIAAVGASREMKLVLGYELPYLIVIATVIYKSGFDFRLGGIIANQIEGGWYLRSVSGVIGFLVLLFSTQAKLGLVPFDVPEAEQEIMGGTITEYSGPPLAIIRITRTLLLAIMPLFMITLLMGGIQLGGVSVLWGILKYVVIIVLVVLIRNTNPRVRIDQAVKFFWGPVTVLAVSGLVLAIYGL
- a CDS encoding DUF4040 domain-containing protein, which translates into the protein MILLYGLLAFMIIGAIIAIETKDLLSSVISVGAMGLALSIIFLILGAPDLAIVQVVVEVVALIMLLRLVVEREDVTIAHRYRYGEVFSTAVGLVFFGIFIVFASLAYRGMPEFGNPVFRVSEMYIRDGFSVSRAANLVTAILLDFRAYDTLGEATVIFVSIVGALVILRKKGRISDERDDTDR
- a CDS encoding NADH-quinone oxidoreductase subunit C, coding for MTTEKTALSAIRKKFGDTLVDIHERNDRRVYITVNSIDLPAVCRFMYENLGGRLATASGVDMRSGIEILYHFMYPQEHRMITVRTKVKKPSPEIGSIGMFLPAAIWIEREIYDLLGVVFTNHPDPRRLVLADDWPDGVHPLRRDFKEFD